The following coding sequences lie in one Syngnathoides biaculeatus isolate LvHL_M chromosome 16, ASM1980259v1, whole genome shotgun sequence genomic window:
- the socs1a gene encoding suppressor of cytokine signaling 1a: MVANSVADDKHHLSDSSSSESSKYEQLQHRAVPKPKLRSVPAPCRYLTHFPTFNCKEDCRIITDTAAKLELSGFYWGPLGVDEAHQMLKDAPLGSYLIRDSRQKDVFFTLSYHAKSGPVSVRIDYKRQKFSLTGNECTFPTLFALLEHYTHSPKRSLKIPYRKWKPTLQELCRRRIMELCGGGRQVFELPLTNVAQGFLLEFPYKL, encoded by the coding sequence ATGGTAGCCAACAGCGTGGCAGACGACAAGCACCACTTGTCAGACTCGTCGAGCTCCGAATCTTCCAAGTATGAGCAACTTCAGCACCGGGCCGTTCCGAAACCGAAGCTGAGGTCTGTGCCCGCGCCATGCAGGTACCTGACCCACTTCCCCACGTTCAACTGCAAGGAAGACTGCAGGATCATCACAGACACGGCGGCCAAACTAGAGCTGAGTGGCTTCTACTGGGGTCCTCTGGGAGTAGACGAGGCCCACCAAATGCTGAAGGACGCCCCGCTGGGCAGCTACCTTATCCGGGACAGCCGGCAGAAGGACGTCTTCTTCACACTGTCCTACCACGCCAAGAGCGGGCCAGTCAGCGTGCGGATCGACTACAAGCGGCAGAAATTCTCCCTCACGGGCAACGAGTGCACTTTCCCCACTCTTTTTGCCCTCTTGGAGCATTACACTCACTCTCCCAAGAGGAGCCTGAAGATCCCGTACAGGAAATGGAAGCCCACGCTGCAGGAGCTTTGCAGGAGGCGCATCATGGAGCTCTGTGGCGGAGGGAGGCAGGTTTTCGAGCTGCCCCTCACCAATGTCGCCCAAGGATTCCTGTTGGAATTCCCTTACAAGTTATGA